Proteins found in one Mustela lutreola isolate mMusLut2 chromosome 10, mMusLut2.pri, whole genome shotgun sequence genomic segment:
- the CELF3 gene encoding CUGBP Elav-like family member 3 isoform X6 has product MGRDSGYQVCGKMNRPIQVKPADSESRGEDRKLFVGMLGKQQTDEDVRKMFEPFGTIDECTVLRGPDGTSKGCAFVKFQTHAEAQAAINTLHSSRTLPGASSSLVVKFADTEKERGLRRMQQVATQLGMFSPIALQFGAYSAYTQALMQQQAALVAAHSAYLSPMATMAAVQMQHMAAINANGLIATPITPSSGTSTPPAIAATPVSAIPAALGVNGYSPVPTQPTGQPAPDALYPNGVHPYPAQSPAAPVDPLQQAYAGMQHYTAAYPAAYSLVAPAFPQPPPTLVAQQPPPPPQQQQQQQQQQQQQQQQQREGPDGCNIFIYHLPQEFTDSEILQMFVPFGHVISAKVFVDRATNQSKCFGFVSFDNPASAQAAIQAMNGFQIGMKRLKVQLKRPKDANRPY; this is encoded by the exons aTGAACAGGCCGATCCAGGTCAAGCCAGCCGACAGCGAGAGCCGAGGAG AAGACCGGAAGCTCTTTGTGGGGATGCTAGGGAAGCAGCAGACAGATGAGGACGTCAGGAAGATGTTCGAGCCTTTTGGGACCATAGACGAGTGCACTGTGCTCCGGGGGCCAGATGGCACCAGCAAAG GCTGCGCCTTTGTCAAGTTCCAGACCCACGCGGAGGCCCAGGCGGCCATCAACACCCTTCACAGCAGCCGGACCCTGCCG GGTGCCTCATCCAGCCTGGTGGTGAAGTTTGCCGACACGGAGAAGGAGCGAGGTCTCCGCCGCATGCAGCAGGTGGCTACCCAGCTGGGCATGTTCAGCCCCATCGCCCTGCAGTTTGGAGCCTACAGCGCCTACACCCAGGCC ctgaTGCAGCAACAGGCAGCCCTGGTGGCGGCTCACAGTGCCTACCTCAGCCCCATGGCCACCATGGCCGCCGTGCAGATGCAGCACATGGCCGCCATCAATGCCAATGGCCTCATTGCCACCCCCATCACCCCATCCTCAG GAACAAGCACCCCTCCTGCCATCGCCGCCACGCCCGTCTCGGCAATCCCTGCTGCCCTGGGCGTCAACGGCTACAGCCCGGTGCCCACCCAGCCCACCGGGCAACCTGCCCCTGATGCTCTGTATCCCAACGGGGTTCACCCCTACCCAG cccagagccctgcGGCACCTGTGGACCCCCTGCAGCAGGCCTACGCGGGGATGCAGCACTACACAG CAGCCTACCCAGCAGCCTACAGCCTGGTCGCACCTGCGTTCCCGCAGCCTCCACCAACCCTGGTCGCCCAGcagcccccacctcctccccagcagcagcagcagcagcaacagcagcagcaacagcagcagcagcagcaacggGAAG GCCCTGACGGCTGCAACATCTTCATCTACCACCTGCCCCAGGAGTTCACGGACTCAGAGATCCTCCAGATGTTCGTCCCCTTCGGCCATGTCATCTCAGCCAAAGTCTTTGTTGACCGGGCCACCAATCAGAGCAAGTGTTTTG GCTTTGTGAGTTTCGACAATCCGGCCAGTGCCCAGGCTGCCATCCAGGCCATGAACGGTTTCCAGATTGGCATGAAGCGCCTCAAAGTCCAGCTAAAGCGGCCTAAGGATGCCAACCGGCCCTACTGA
- the CELF3 gene encoding CUGBP Elav-like family member 3 isoform X7, whose amino-acid sequence MNRPIQVKPADSESRGEDRKLFVGMLGKQQTDEDVRKMFEPFGTIDECTVLRGPDGTSKGCAFVKFQTHAEAQAAINTLHSSRTLPGASSSLVVKFADTEKERGLRRMQQVATQLGMFSPIALQFGAYSAYTQALMQQQAALVAAHSAYLSPMATMAAVQMQHMAAINANGLIATPITPSSGTSTPPAIAATPVSAIPAALGVNGYSPVPTQPTGQPAPDALYPNGVHPYPAQSPAAPVDPLQQAYAGMQHYTAAYPAAYSLVAPAFPQPPPTLVAQQPPPPPQQQQQQQQQQQQQQQQQREGPDGCNIFIYHLPQEFTDSEILQMFVPFGHVISAKVFVDRATNQSKCFGFVSFDNPASAQAAIQAMNGFQIGMKRLKVQLKRPKDANRPY is encoded by the exons aTGAACAGGCCGATCCAGGTCAAGCCAGCCGACAGCGAGAGCCGAGGAG AAGACCGGAAGCTCTTTGTGGGGATGCTAGGGAAGCAGCAGACAGATGAGGACGTCAGGAAGATGTTCGAGCCTTTTGGGACCATAGACGAGTGCACTGTGCTCCGGGGGCCAGATGGCACCAGCAAAG GCTGCGCCTTTGTCAAGTTCCAGACCCACGCGGAGGCCCAGGCGGCCATCAACACCCTTCACAGCAGCCGGACCCTGCCG GGTGCCTCATCCAGCCTGGTGGTGAAGTTTGCCGACACGGAGAAGGAGCGAGGTCTCCGCCGCATGCAGCAGGTGGCTACCCAGCTGGGCATGTTCAGCCCCATCGCCCTGCAGTTTGGAGCCTACAGCGCCTACACCCAGGCC ctgaTGCAGCAACAGGCAGCCCTGGTGGCGGCTCACAGTGCCTACCTCAGCCCCATGGCCACCATGGCCGCCGTGCAGATGCAGCACATGGCCGCCATCAATGCCAATGGCCTCATTGCCACCCCCATCACCCCATCCTCAG GAACAAGCACCCCTCCTGCCATCGCCGCCACGCCCGTCTCGGCAATCCCTGCTGCCCTGGGCGTCAACGGCTACAGCCCGGTGCCCACCCAGCCCACCGGGCAACCTGCCCCTGATGCTCTGTATCCCAACGGGGTTCACCCCTACCCAG cccagagccctgcGGCACCTGTGGACCCCCTGCAGCAGGCCTACGCGGGGATGCAGCACTACACAG CAGCCTACCCAGCAGCCTACAGCCTGGTCGCACCTGCGTTCCCGCAGCCTCCACCAACCCTGGTCGCCCAGcagcccccacctcctccccagcagcagcagcagcagcaacagcagcagcaacagcagcagcagcagcaacggGAAG GCCCTGACGGCTGCAACATCTTCATCTACCACCTGCCCCAGGAGTTCACGGACTCAGAGATCCTCCAGATGTTCGTCCCCTTCGGCCATGTCATCTCAGCCAAAGTCTTTGTTGACCGGGCCACCAATCAGAGCAAGTGTTTTG GCTTTGTGAGTTTCGACAATCCGGCCAGTGCCCAGGCTGCCATCCAGGCCATGAACGGTTTCCAGATTGGCATGAAGCGCCTCAAAGTCCAGCTAAAGCGGCCTAAGGATGCCAACCGGCCCTACTGA
- the CELF3 gene encoding CUGBP Elav-like family member 3 isoform X8 — MNRPIQVKPADSESRGDRKLFVGMLGKQQTDEDVRKMFEPFGTIDECTVLRGPDGTSKGCAFVKFQTHAEAQAAINTLHSSRTLPGASSSLVVKFADTEKERGLRRMQQVATQLGMFSPIALQFGAYSAYTQALMQQQAALVAAHSAYLSPMATMAAVQMQHMAAINANGLIATPITPSSGTSTPPAIAATPVSAIPAALGVNGYSPVPTQPTGQPAPDALYPNGVHPYPAQSPAAPVDPLQQAYAGMQHYTAAYPAAYSLVAPAFPQPPPTLVAQQPPPPPQQQQQQQQQQQQQQQQQREGPDGCNIFIYHLPQEFTDSEILQMFVPFGHVISAKVFVDRATNQSKCFGFVSFDNPASAQAAIQAMNGFQIGMKRLKVQLKRPKDANRPY, encoded by the exons aTGAACAGGCCGATCCAGGTCAAGCCAGCCGACAGCGAGAGCCGAGGAG ACCGGAAGCTCTTTGTGGGGATGCTAGGGAAGCAGCAGACAGATGAGGACGTCAGGAAGATGTTCGAGCCTTTTGGGACCATAGACGAGTGCACTGTGCTCCGGGGGCCAGATGGCACCAGCAAAG GCTGCGCCTTTGTCAAGTTCCAGACCCACGCGGAGGCCCAGGCGGCCATCAACACCCTTCACAGCAGCCGGACCCTGCCG GGTGCCTCATCCAGCCTGGTGGTGAAGTTTGCCGACACGGAGAAGGAGCGAGGTCTCCGCCGCATGCAGCAGGTGGCTACCCAGCTGGGCATGTTCAGCCCCATCGCCCTGCAGTTTGGAGCCTACAGCGCCTACACCCAGGCC ctgaTGCAGCAACAGGCAGCCCTGGTGGCGGCTCACAGTGCCTACCTCAGCCCCATGGCCACCATGGCCGCCGTGCAGATGCAGCACATGGCCGCCATCAATGCCAATGGCCTCATTGCCACCCCCATCACCCCATCCTCAG GAACAAGCACCCCTCCTGCCATCGCCGCCACGCCCGTCTCGGCAATCCCTGCTGCCCTGGGCGTCAACGGCTACAGCCCGGTGCCCACCCAGCCCACCGGGCAACCTGCCCCTGATGCTCTGTATCCCAACGGGGTTCACCCCTACCCAG cccagagccctgcGGCACCTGTGGACCCCCTGCAGCAGGCCTACGCGGGGATGCAGCACTACACAG CAGCCTACCCAGCAGCCTACAGCCTGGTCGCACCTGCGTTCCCGCAGCCTCCACCAACCCTGGTCGCCCAGcagcccccacctcctccccagcagcagcagcagcagcaacagcagcagcaacagcagcagcagcagcaacggGAAG GCCCTGACGGCTGCAACATCTTCATCTACCACCTGCCCCAGGAGTTCACGGACTCAGAGATCCTCCAGATGTTCGTCCCCTTCGGCCATGTCATCTCAGCCAAAGTCTTTGTTGACCGGGCCACCAATCAGAGCAAGTGTTTTG GCTTTGTGAGTTTCGACAATCCGGCCAGTGCCCAGGCTGCCATCCAGGCCATGAACGGTTTCCAGATTGGCATGAAGCGCCTCAAAGTCCAGCTAAAGCGGCCTAAGGATGCCAACCGGCCCTACTGA